One region of Solanum pennellii chromosome 6, SPENNV200 genomic DNA includes:
- the LOC107022860 gene encoding stigma-specific STIG1-like protein 1, with protein sequence MMKLIKVIVIIAITMALTISLLTMQHKSNNPGFHEDVKVSDVEVTKRVKTSRFLAQQEIKNPRAADHCHKDNEICHVSEGGRNSTCCNNKCMDLGYDDHNCGACKKKCPFTETCCRGQCVNLSYDKRHCGYCNNRCMTGGYCFYGICDYA encoded by the coding sequence ATGATGAAGTTGATCAAAGTCATAGTTATTATAGCCATTACAATGGCTCTCACCATCTCTCTACTCACCATGCAACACAAATCAAACAACCctggatttcatgaggatgtaAAAGTTTCAGACGTGGAAGTGACGAAGAGGGTGAAAACAAGTCGATTTCTAGCTCAACAAGAAATCAAGAACCCTAGGGCCGCGGATCATTGCCATAAAGACAATGAAATATGCCACGTGTCGGAAGGTGGTCGAAATTCGACATGTTGTAACAACAAATGCATGGATTTAGGTTACGATGATCACAATTGTGGTGCTTGCAAGAAAAAATGTCCATTCACAGAGACTTGTTGTAGAGGCCAATGTGTGAATTTGTCTTATGACAAAAGGCATTGTGGATATTGCAATAATAGGTGCATGACAGGTGGATATTGTTTCTATGGCATATGTGATTATGCCTAA